A DNA window from Kitasatospora atroaurantiaca contains the following coding sequences:
- a CDS encoding DUF6531 domain-containing protein, whose product MSNQIVKALEHGAQKLGKTLADDAGKALKNFYRKAGDNLKKVAHNTREADAKHAADLKKILGGGKDGARSPHAGGGGDRGGKPRSGHHGGSEPRSPRLRDGASDPRKTGVRLNSRNTCSDPVDVASGEVVLAETDASLLATLPLVIQRTHVSSYRAGRWFGPSWASTLDQRLEIDDEGVVFATEDGMLLVYPVPEAGAAVLPVEGPRWPLTWDGSAGGTMTVTDPYLGQAWHFSPLPDGLSAVSGTMQLCLQAITDRNGNRIDFLYGASGPMEVRHSCGYRIGIRTQGSRITGLDLLSGGVGSGEGSEAAQALALVGFGYDGNGNLAQVLNSSGIPQEFTYDNQGRITTWTDRNRRRYRYLYDRAGLCVQTRGDGGFLDAVFAYDTEQRTTAVTNAVGSTTLYHLNERGQTVEEVDPLGARSTFSWDRYDRLLASTDPLGRTTELFYDADGNLSHTRRPDGSTSTAAYNDFHQVVEAQLPDGTTWGYRYDERGNLTELIDPDGITLHYARNALGHVIATTDSSGQTSRIEPDAAGLPAAITDPTGATTHCTRDGFGRPLTITDSLGRTTTYTWTVEGQTTARTGPDGSVERWRHDAEGNILEHTDALGATTRFEYTYFDLVSARTDPGGARYEFTYNAELQLARVLNPQGLAWTYDFDAAGRLRTESDFNGRTLTYGYDAAGQLTTRTNGAGQQLTYTYDLLGRPIEQEVDGATTTFAYDPAGRLLTAANPTSRLQLAYDRTGRLLTETCNGRTLSNTYDQLGRRVSRRTPSGASTTWTYNPLGDPTSLQTAGRSLHFTYDHAGREIHRDLGALRISHGWDAADRVISQTLTRRTATVGAPNTTTAEPLQHKAYTLRPDGTPTAVTGSGQGDRSMTLDTTGRITALTGRTWSESYAYDPAGNLLGASWGAPDGHPGAEAQGERESVGTLLRRAGRTFYDYDGQGRVTRQTRRLLSGKALSWHYTWDAEDRLTHLTTPDGARWRYLYDPLGRRIAKQRLSEDLTTVLEETTFTWDGAALAEQTHTTATSKTAHTTTWEWDPETFRPLTQSERVTQLRDAPQDDIDARFYAIVTDLVGTPTELVDESGTIAWQPRTTLWGVPLPSPADQADCPLAFPGQYRDQESGLHYNLFRYYEPLTGRYLSPDPLGLDPAPDPYAYVHNPQTWADPLGLAPCMQGLENIASEIAKMLPSRAQEGQTVAAIHVHTPHGPKIFIAGTSKSKLTPAQRKRAEELGAIPLPNDQYIKVKPGEKGGHAEQNLLLFFNRMQVSNKGTSWNPTHGGASRSVCAEFCAPFIRQAGGRIHGPVHQKEGGTKQRQFYWPGMI is encoded by the coding sequence ATGAGCAACCAGATCGTCAAAGCCCTGGAACACGGCGCCCAGAAGCTCGGCAAGACCCTCGCCGACGACGCCGGCAAGGCCCTCAAGAACTTCTACCGCAAGGCCGGCGACAACCTGAAGAAGGTCGCCCACAACACCCGCGAAGCCGACGCCAAACACGCGGCCGACCTCAAGAAGATCCTAGGGGGCGGCAAGGACGGTGCGCGTTCGCCACACGCGGGCGGCGGCGGTGACAGGGGCGGCAAGCCGCGGAGCGGACACCACGGTGGTAGTGAACCGCGGTCGCCGCGGCTGCGGGACGGGGCGTCGGATCCGCGCAAGACGGGTGTGCGGTTGAACTCGCGGAACACCTGCAGCGACCCGGTGGATGTCGCCTCGGGTGAAGTGGTCCTCGCCGAGACGGACGCGAGCCTGCTCGCCACGCTTCCCCTGGTGATCCAGCGCACCCATGTCTCTTCCTACCGGGCCGGGCGGTGGTTCGGCCCGTCCTGGGCGTCCACCCTCGACCAGCGCCTGGAGATCGACGACGAAGGCGTGGTCTTCGCCACCGAGGACGGGATGCTGCTCGTCTACCCGGTACCGGAGGCCGGGGCTGCTGTCCTTCCGGTGGAGGGCCCGCGCTGGCCGCTCACGTGGGACGGCAGTGCCGGTGGAACGATGACGGTCACCGACCCGTACCTCGGCCAGGCCTGGCACTTCTCGCCGCTGCCGGACGGGCTGTCAGCAGTGTCCGGCACGATGCAGCTCTGCCTGCAGGCGATCACTGACCGCAATGGCAACCGCATCGACTTCCTGTACGGGGCTTCCGGCCCGATGGAGGTCCGTCACTCCTGCGGCTACCGGATCGGCATCCGTACCCAGGGGTCGCGGATCACCGGCCTGGATCTGCTGTCGGGCGGCGTGGGGTCCGGAGAGGGATCGGAGGCCGCGCAGGCCCTGGCGCTAGTCGGCTTCGGCTATGACGGGAACGGCAACCTCGCCCAGGTCCTCAACTCATCAGGAATCCCGCAGGAGTTCACCTACGACAACCAGGGCCGGATCACGACGTGGACGGACCGCAACCGTCGACGCTACCGGTACCTGTACGACCGGGCCGGGCTCTGTGTCCAGACCCGTGGTGACGGCGGGTTCCTGGACGCGGTCTTCGCCTACGACACCGAACAGCGCACCACGGCCGTGACCAACGCGGTCGGCAGCACCACCCTGTACCACCTCAACGAACGCGGCCAGACCGTCGAGGAGGTCGACCCGCTGGGGGCCCGGAGCACGTTCAGCTGGGACCGCTACGACCGTCTGCTGGCCAGCACCGACCCGCTCGGCCGGACCACCGAACTGTTCTACGACGCCGACGGCAACCTCTCCCACACCCGGCGGCCGGACGGATCGACCAGCACAGCCGCGTACAACGACTTCCACCAGGTCGTCGAAGCGCAGCTCCCCGACGGCACGACGTGGGGCTACCGGTACGACGAGCGGGGCAACCTGACCGAGCTCATCGACCCCGACGGCATCACCCTGCACTATGCGCGCAACGCCCTCGGCCACGTCATCGCCACCACCGACAGCTCCGGCCAGACCTCCCGCATCGAGCCGGACGCGGCAGGCCTGCCGGCCGCCATCACCGACCCCACCGGCGCCACCACCCACTGCACACGGGACGGCTTCGGCAGGCCCCTCACCATCACCGACAGCCTCGGCCGGACCACCACCTACACATGGACCGTCGAAGGGCAGACCACCGCCCGCACCGGCCCCGACGGCAGCGTCGAACGCTGGCGCCACGACGCCGAGGGGAACATCCTCGAACACACCGACGCCCTCGGCGCCACGACGCGCTTCGAGTACACCTACTTCGACCTCGTCAGCGCCCGCACCGACCCAGGCGGCGCACGGTATGAGTTCACCTACAACGCCGAGCTGCAGCTCGCCCGGGTCCTCAACCCGCAGGGCCTGGCGTGGACCTATGACTTCGACGCGGCCGGCCGCCTGCGGACGGAGAGCGACTTCAACGGACGCACCCTGACCTACGGCTACGACGCAGCCGGCCAGCTCACAACGCGGACCAACGGCGCCGGCCAGCAGCTGACCTACACCTACGACCTGCTGGGCCGACCCATCGAGCAGGAAGTGGACGGCGCGACCACCACGTTCGCCTACGACCCCGCCGGACGGCTGCTCACCGCCGCCAACCCCACATCACGCCTGCAGCTCGCCTACGACCGCACCGGGCGGCTCCTGACCGAGACGTGCAACGGACGCACCCTCAGCAACACCTACGATCAGCTCGGACGCCGCGTCAGCCGCCGCACCCCCAGCGGTGCGAGCACCACCTGGACCTACAACCCGCTCGGCGACCCGACCTCCCTGCAAACTGCCGGACGATCCCTGCACTTCACCTACGACCATGCCGGGCGCGAGATCCACCGCGATCTGGGCGCCCTGCGAATATCCCACGGCTGGGACGCCGCCGACCGCGTCATCTCGCAGACCCTGACCCGCCGCACAGCAACAGTCGGCGCTCCCAACACGACGACCGCCGAGCCCCTCCAACACAAGGCGTACACCCTCCGGCCGGACGGGACACCGACCGCCGTCACCGGCTCCGGCCAGGGCGACCGGTCGATGACCCTGGACACGACCGGGCGGATCACCGCCCTCACCGGCCGCACCTGGAGCGAGTCCTACGCGTACGACCCCGCCGGAAACCTCCTGGGCGCCAGCTGGGGCGCACCTGACGGGCACCCGGGAGCCGAGGCACAGGGCGAACGCGAGTCGGTCGGAACACTGCTGCGCCGGGCCGGACGCACCTTCTATGACTACGACGGCCAAGGTCGCGTCACCCGCCAGACCCGCAGGCTCCTGTCCGGCAAGGCCCTGTCCTGGCACTACACCTGGGACGCCGAGGACCGCCTCACCCACCTCACGACACCGGACGGCGCCAGATGGCGCTACCTCTACGACCCGCTGGGACGGCGCATCGCCAAACAGCGGCTGTCCGAGGACCTCACTACGGTCCTGGAGGAGACCACGTTCACGTGGGACGGCGCCGCCCTGGCGGAACAGACCCACACCACGGCCACCTCGAAGACCGCGCACACCACCACCTGGGAATGGGACCCGGAAACCTTCCGCCCGCTGACCCAGAGCGAACGTGTCACACAGCTGCGCGACGCGCCCCAGGACGACATCGACGCGCGCTTCTACGCGATCGTCACCGACCTCGTCGGCACACCCACCGAACTCGTGGACGAGTCCGGGACCATCGCCTGGCAGCCCCGCACCACCCTGTGGGGAGTCCCGCTCCCCTCCCCCGCCGACCAGGCTGACTGCCCCCTCGCCTTCCCCGGCCAGTACCGAGACCAAGAGTCCGGACTGCACTACAACCTGTTCCGCTACTACGAGCCGCTGACCGGCCGCTATCTCAGCCCCGACCCGCTCGGGCTGGACCCTGCCCCGGACCCGTACGCCTATGTCCACAATCCCCAGACCTGGGCGGATCCCCTCGGCCTGGCGCCCTGCATGCAGGGACTGGAGAACATAGCCAGCGAGATCGCGAAGATGCTGCCCTCGCGCGCCCAGGAGGGACAGACCGTCGCCGCCATCCACGTCCACACCCCCCACGGCCCGAAGATCTTCATCGCCGGTACGAGCAAGAGCAAGCTCACGCCGGCCCAGCGCAAGCGCGCGGAGGAGCTGGGCGCCATCCCGCTGCCCAACGACCAGTACATCAAGGTGAAACCGGGCGAGAAGGGCGGCCACGCAGAACAGAACCTCCTGCTCTTCTTCAACCGCATGCAGGTCAGCAACAAGGGCACCAGCTGGAACCCGACCCACGGAGGCGCGTCCCGCAGCGTGTGCGCCGAATTCTGCGCGCCCTTCATCCGGCAGGCCGGTGGACGGATCCACGGACCCGTCCACCAGAAGGAAGGAGGTACGAAGCAGCGCCAGTTCTACTGGCCGGGCATGATCTGA
- a CDS encoding WXG100 family type VII secretion target: protein MAIELPGEVVSLLSFIGINWPTVNEDKVREFASHVREFAENVESAHQDSTATVQRLGEAYEGASYEALLAKWAALSDSHMNELVQACHVVATALDIAADVIVAMKVETIAELVVLAAAFVADQAAAVATFGLAEAAVIAIEEAAKRLINYLEQQLEQYIIGQVIEAAIDPLIEVVAGAVAGLVFEAAESALGVSGGGGGGTGFRIDPDALEAHARTMHDHAETVAGHAQAFQSKIAGVSFE, encoded by the coding sequence GTGGCGATCGAACTGCCTGGCGAGGTGGTGTCGCTGCTGTCGTTCATCGGCATCAACTGGCCGACGGTGAACGAGGACAAGGTCCGCGAGTTCGCCTCGCACGTCCGGGAGTTCGCCGAGAACGTGGAGTCCGCACATCAGGATTCGACAGCGACGGTCCAGCGGCTCGGCGAGGCGTACGAGGGGGCCTCGTACGAGGCGCTGCTCGCCAAGTGGGCCGCCCTGTCGGACAGTCACATGAACGAGCTGGTGCAAGCGTGTCATGTGGTAGCGACGGCGCTGGACATCGCGGCGGACGTGATCGTGGCGATGAAGGTCGAGACGATCGCCGAGCTGGTGGTGCTGGCAGCGGCCTTCGTGGCCGACCAGGCGGCGGCAGTCGCGACGTTCGGGTTGGCAGAGGCCGCGGTCATCGCGATCGAAGAGGCAGCGAAACGCCTCATCAACTACCTCGAGCAGCAGCTTGAGCAGTACATCATCGGCCAGGTGATCGAGGCCGCGATCGACCCGCTGATCGAGGTGGTCGCGGGGGCGGTGGCCGGGTTGGTCTTCGAGGCGGCGGAGTCGGCGCTCGGGGTGTCCGGCGGCGGGGGCGGAGGCACCGGCTTCCGGATCGACCCGGATGCGCTGGAAGCCCACGCGCGGACGATGCACGACCACGCCGAGACCGTCGCCGGCCACGCGCAGGCGTTCCAGTCAAAGATCGCGGGGGTGAGCTTCGAATGA
- a CDS encoding cupin domain-containing protein, which yields MAADAVQVAPDVYKILFENERVRLIEARLRPGAATAMHHHRDNLVYNLTDGAVTFTDESGETIEVSLVAGETMWFPAVDHSTHNTGSTEVRALLFELK from the coding sequence ATGGCAGCTGACGCTGTGCAGGTGGCACCCGATGTATACAAGATCCTCTTCGAGAACGAGCGGGTACGGCTGATCGAGGCCCGGCTTCGGCCTGGTGCCGCGACAGCCATGCACCACCATCGCGACAACCTCGTCTACAACCTCACGGATGGGGCGGTGACCTTCACCGACGAGTCCGGTGAAACCATCGAGGTATCGCTCGTGGCCGGCGAGACGATGTGGTTCCCGGCCGTGGACCACTCCACGCACAACACCGGAAGCACCGAGGTCCGCGCGCTGCTGTTCGAGCTGAAGTAG
- a CDS encoding GlxA family transcriptional regulator, which produces MPEPHRVVIVAFPGIELLDVTGPAEVFSVASRVAGADRPGYRVQIATADGRPAVTSSGVRLMADLALDDVNGPVDTLLVSGAIELVEDGVEPVIDREVTDWLRRAAPRARRIGSICAGAHLLAAAGLLDGRPATTHWLTAARLAAEHPRVRVDPDPIFIRSGQVWTCAGVTSGMDMALAMVAEDRGQELALTTARMMVMYVKRSGGQSQFSVPLSIQSPSDDRIDELRLWIAEHLTEDLSLEALAARLHLSVRHFSRLFRRRTSTTPAAYVEATRLEAARRLLEDSDRSLPDVAAASGLGSVETLHRTFRRRLGTTPAEYRRRF; this is translated from the coding sequence ATGCCCGAGCCGCACCGCGTCGTGATCGTCGCCTTCCCAGGCATTGAGCTGCTGGACGTCACTGGCCCGGCCGAGGTGTTCTCCGTCGCCTCCCGGGTCGCCGGAGCCGACCGGCCCGGCTATCGCGTACAGATCGCGACGGCCGATGGCCGCCCGGCGGTCACCTCCAGCGGTGTGAGGCTGATGGCCGACCTGGCCCTCGACGACGTGAACGGCCCGGTGGACACCCTGCTCGTGTCGGGGGCGATCGAGCTGGTCGAGGACGGCGTTGAGCCGGTGATCGACCGCGAGGTCACCGACTGGCTGCGCCGTGCGGCGCCCCGGGCCCGCCGGATCGGATCAATCTGCGCGGGAGCGCACCTGCTGGCCGCTGCCGGGCTGCTGGACGGCCGGCCCGCCACGACCCACTGGCTCACCGCAGCTCGGCTGGCCGCCGAGCACCCCCGGGTCCGGGTCGACCCCGATCCGATCTTCATCCGGTCCGGGCAGGTGTGGACCTGCGCCGGCGTCACCTCGGGGATGGACATGGCGCTCGCCATGGTCGCCGAGGACCGAGGCCAGGAGCTTGCGCTCACGACCGCCCGGATGATGGTGATGTACGTCAAACGGTCCGGGGGGCAGAGCCAGTTCAGCGTGCCGCTGTCCATACAGAGCCCCTCGGACGACCGGATCGACGAGCTGCGCCTGTGGATCGCCGAACACCTCACCGAGGACCTGTCGCTCGAAGCCCTCGCGGCCCGGCTGCACCTGAGCGTGCGCCACTTCTCCCGGCTGTTCCGCCGGCGCACCTCCACGACACCTGCTGCCTACGTGGAGGCAACGAGACTGGAGGCCGCCCGGCGGCTGCTGGAGGACAGCGACCGGAGCCTGCCGGACGTCGCCGCCGCCAGCGGCCTGGGCTCCGTGGAGACGCTGCACCGGACCTTCCGACGACGGCTGGGCACCACGCCGGCCGAGTACCGCCGCCGCTTCTGA
- a CDS encoding MBL fold metallo-hydrolase encodes MGRHTVNAYLLLGRRPVVVDAGTPGSGRRIYEQIAEHGVDPTDVSLIVITHGHIDHFGSAAELHRLTGAPVAGHVADLGPFRSGRVREPYLPTGPMGRLMNRNEKLHGRADPFEPAVLIRGETSLDDFGIAARIMPTPGHTAGSVSVLTDEGDLVAGDLIANSFMGLIPGRPANPPFHDDPRQNLASLREMLALNPTTLHVGHGTPLDPDRVRRWADREHRRLSRLAAAGRLPTREE; translated from the coding sequence ATGGGACGGCACACCGTCAACGCCTATCTGCTGCTCGGCCGACGGCCCGTCGTCGTCGACGCCGGAACACCCGGAAGCGGCCGGAGGATCTACGAGCAGATCGCCGAGCACGGCGTGGACCCCACCGACGTCTCGCTGATCGTCATCACCCATGGCCACATCGACCACTTCGGGTCTGCCGCCGAGCTGCACCGGCTCACCGGTGCGCCCGTCGCCGGCCACGTCGCCGACCTCGGGCCGTTCCGCTCCGGCCGGGTCCGCGAACCGTACCTGCCCACCGGCCCGATGGGCAGGCTCATGAACCGCAACGAGAAGCTTCACGGCCGGGCCGATCCGTTCGAGCCGGCCGTGCTGATCCGAGGGGAGACGAGCCTCGACGACTTCGGGATCGCGGCGCGCATCATGCCCACCCCCGGGCACACTGCCGGATCGGTGTCCGTCCTCACCGACGAAGGCGATCTGGTCGCCGGGGACCTGATCGCCAACTCCTTCATGGGTCTCATCCCCGGCAGGCCCGCCAACCCGCCCTTTCACGACGACCCCCGGCAGAACCTCGCCAGCCTGCGCGAGATGCTCGCCCTCAACCCCACCACGCTGCACGTCGGCCACGGCACCCCGCTGGACCCCGACCGCGTGCGGCGGTGGGCCGACCGGGAGCACCGCCGGCTGTCCCGGCTGGCGGCCGCCGGGCGCCTCCCCACGCGCGAGGAGTGA
- a CDS encoding LysR family transcriptional regulator, which yields METRELRYFVAVAEELHFGRAAQRLGIAQPPLSRAIHQLERRLGAGLLERTSRTVTLTEAGSVLLREARAALDAVEAAERRTRRAALATTGHAGVVLATKAGASSELLARLLDAYAAEPNAVTVDLVLCGIGEQERMLRDGRADVALLHLPFDTTAGFDTEELCTERQVVVLPAGHPLTGRAHVRMAEVTELPSLPMPRWPGRDGTYPDGPGPQARDHTQLLQLIALGRACWIAPESCRAQLRDDLAAVPVLDAPTVTTVIAWPPHSRSRAVAGLVQTAKRL from the coding sequence GTGGAGACACGGGAGTTGCGGTACTTCGTCGCCGTCGCCGAGGAGCTGCATTTCGGCAGGGCCGCGCAGCGGCTCGGGATCGCGCAGCCCCCGCTGTCCCGAGCGATCCACCAGCTCGAACGCCGCCTCGGGGCGGGGCTGCTGGAACGCACCAGCCGCACGGTCACCCTGACTGAGGCCGGGTCGGTGCTCCTGCGGGAAGCCCGGGCGGCACTGGACGCGGTCGAGGCCGCCGAGCGTCGCACTCGCCGCGCCGCCCTCGCCACGACCGGCCACGCCGGCGTGGTCCTTGCCACGAAGGCCGGCGCGTCCAGCGAACTTCTGGCCAGACTGCTCGACGCCTACGCCGCCGAACCCAATGCGGTCACCGTGGATCTGGTCCTGTGCGGAATCGGCGAGCAGGAACGAATGCTGCGCGACGGCCGGGCCGACGTGGCACTGCTGCACCTGCCGTTCGACACCACGGCCGGCTTCGACACGGAGGAGCTCTGCACGGAGAGACAGGTCGTGGTTCTGCCGGCAGGTCATCCCCTCACCGGGCGGGCCCATGTGCGGATGGCCGAAGTCACCGAGCTGCCGTCCCTACCGATGCCGCGCTGGCCCGGCCGCGACGGTACGTACCCGGACGGCCCAGGTCCGCAGGCTCGGGACCATACGCAGTTACTCCAGCTGATCGCGCTCGGCCGCGCTTGCTGGATCGCGCCGGAGTCGTGCCGAGCCCAGCTGCGCGACGATCTCGCCGCCGTGCCGGTTCTGGACGCGCCGACGGTCACAACGGTCATCGCATGGCCGCCGCACAGCCGGTCCCGAGCCGTCGCCGGCCTCGTCCAGACCGCGAAGCGTCTCTGA
- a CDS encoding SDR family oxidoreductase, producing the protein MNEQTTALVTGANKGIGYEIAAGLGALGWRVGVGARDEERREAAVEKLRAAGVDAFGVQLDVTDDASVAAAAGLIEDRAGRLDVLVNNAGITGSAPQMPTTVDPATVLAAVETNVIGVIRVTNAMLPLLRRSASPRIVNMSSSVGSLTLQTTPGVEIGPIAVAYTPSKTFLNAVTVQYAKELRDTNILINAACPGYCATDLNGFRGVRTPEQGAAIAIRLATLPDDGPTGNFFDDAGEVPW; encoded by the coding sequence ATGAACGAACAGACGACCGCGCTGGTGACCGGCGCGAACAAGGGGATCGGGTACGAGATCGCGGCTGGTCTGGGTGCCCTCGGCTGGAGGGTCGGGGTCGGTGCCCGGGACGAGGAGCGGCGCGAGGCCGCCGTGGAGAAGCTGCGGGCGGCGGGCGTCGACGCGTTCGGCGTACAACTCGACGTGACCGACGACGCGAGCGTGGCTGCCGCCGCCGGGCTGATCGAGGACCGCGCCGGACGCCTCGACGTGCTCGTCAACAATGCCGGGATCACTGGCAGCGCGCCACAGATGCCCACCACGGTCGACCCCGCGACGGTGCTGGCGGCCGTGGAGACCAATGTGATCGGTGTCATCCGCGTCACCAACGCGATGCTGCCGTTGCTGCGCCGCTCGGCGTCGCCGCGCATCGTGAACATGTCCAGCAGCGTCGGCTCCCTCACCCTGCAGACCACTCCCGGCGTCGAAATAGGCCCGATTGCCGTCGCCTATACGCCGTCGAAGACGTTCCTCAACGCCGTCACCGTTCAGTACGCCAAGGAGCTGCGCGACACGAACATCCTGATCAACGCTGCCTGCCCCGGCTACTGCGCGACCGACCTCAACGGCTTCCGCGGCGTCCGCACCCCGGAACAGGGCGCGGCGATCGCGATCCGGCTCGCGACCCTGCCCGACGACGGCCCGACCGGCAACTTCTTCGACGACGCAGGCGAGGTGCCTTGGTGA
- a CDS encoding integrase core domain-containing protein, with the protein MHRHRFATRADARLKIATWITGFYNTRRRHSAAGGLPPVEFERIISEARSRTRRAVERPAPSSTRARAWCRPRGARRAGPGPTQVVGVRSRR; encoded by the coding sequence ATCCACCGGCACCGGTTCGCCACCCGTGCCGACGCCCGCCTGAAGATCGCCACCTGGATCACCGGCTTCTACAACACACGCCGCAGGCACTCTGCGGCCGGCGGCCTGCCGCCGGTCGAGTTCGAACGGATCATCAGCGAAGCACGCTCCAGGACTCGGAGGGCGGTGGAGAGGCCGGCTCCGTCCTCGACGCGGGCGAGGGCCTGGTGCAGGCCGCGTGGGGCCCGGCGCGCTGGGCCGGGCCCCACGCAGGTGGTCGGCGTCAGGAGTCGCCGTTGA
- a CDS encoding 4-oxalocrotonate tautomerase family protein translates to MPFANFKVPAGTITAEDKKKIVERTTDLYAEIYGERARPTTVVLIDEVVDGGWGVAGNVLTAAMLNGDS, encoded by the coding sequence ATGCCTTTCGCCAACTTCAAGGTTCCCGCGGGCACCATCACCGCCGAGGACAAGAAGAAGATCGTCGAGCGCACCACCGACCTGTACGCGGAGATCTACGGTGAGCGGGCCCGTCCCACCACTGTCGTGCTCATCGACGAGGTCGTCGACGGCGGCTGGGGCGTCGCCGGCAACGTCCTGACCGCCGCCATGCTCAACGGCGACTCCTGA
- a CDS encoding polyprenyl synthetase family protein: MTSGVVAAYGIDLSAVRGQVDAVLEDFLAGKARAAAGRGHPPEVVRTVRDFLAAGGKRIRAMVCVVGWHAAGGHGDVTSVLRVAASLELFVAFALIHDDIMDDSASRRGRPAVHRAMRAQLGGDERAERLGAGGALLVGNLALMWAQELLHTARLDAGRYPVVHGLYDAMLEEVMYGQYLDVMGTDRGPDDLEAALQIIRFKTASATIERPLQLGAAVAGAGATTMDVFTQLGLPLGEAFQIRDDLLDVFGSPDGACRPGLSDLREGKRTVLLALGLQRADQVQRERLRHLVGRADLREREAAEVRDILETSGAREDTERLITSRYEQVLRVLDDAAFPQAADVALRDLAITATQYTS, translated from the coding sequence ATGACTTCGGGTGTGGTTGCTGCGTACGGGATCGATCTGAGTGCGGTGCGGGGGCAGGTCGATGCGGTGCTGGAGGACTTCCTGGCCGGTAAGGCCCGGGCGGCGGCCGGGCGTGGGCACCCGCCGGAGGTGGTGCGGACGGTGCGGGACTTCCTGGCAGCCGGCGGCAAACGGATCCGGGCCATGGTGTGCGTGGTGGGCTGGCATGCCGCGGGCGGACACGGTGACGTGACGTCGGTTCTGCGAGTGGCGGCCTCTTTGGAGTTGTTCGTCGCATTCGCCCTCATCCACGACGACATCATGGACGACTCGGCCAGCCGCCGTGGCCGCCCTGCCGTCCACCGCGCCATGCGCGCCCAGCTCGGCGGGGACGAGCGGGCCGAACGCCTTGGTGCGGGCGGCGCCTTGCTGGTGGGGAACCTCGCCTTGATGTGGGCTCAGGAACTGCTGCACACCGCCCGGCTGGACGCCGGGCGGTACCCGGTGGTTCATGGGTTGTACGACGCGATGCTGGAGGAGGTGATGTACGGCCAGTACCTGGATGTGATGGGCACCGACCGGGGTCCTGACGACCTCGAGGCGGCACTGCAGATCATCCGCTTCAAGACCGCCTCCGCGACCATCGAGCGGCCGCTGCAGTTGGGAGCTGCCGTCGCCGGGGCCGGTGCGACCACCATGGACGTCTTTACGCAGCTGGGCCTGCCACTGGGGGAGGCGTTCCAGATCAGGGACGATCTCCTCGACGTTTTCGGCAGCCCGGACGGCGCATGTCGGCCGGGCCTGAGCGATCTACGAGAAGGCAAGCGGACCGTTCTCCTGGCTCTGGGTCTGCAGCGGGCCGACCAGGTCCAGCGGGAGCGGCTTCGCCACCTGGTGGGCCGGGCCGATCTGCGGGAGCGCGAGGCGGCAGAGGTGAGGGACATCCTGGAGACGAGCGGGGCCCGAGAGGACACCGAGCGGCTGATCACCTCCCGCTACGAGCAGGTGTTGCGCGTTCTGGACGACGCCGCCTTCCCGCAAGCCGCGGACGTTGCCCTGCGCGATCTTGCGATCACCGCCACGCAGTACACCTCCTGA